The genomic DNA GACGGGCTGTTATTGTATTCGTTCTCGACCGAGTCGTTTCAAGAGGCCACGCTCAATTTCGACGCGGTATCCGACAGCGAGTCGGGCCGGCGACGACGGTTCGCTACTCACGACCGGGAGTTGATGGCTCTCTACGAGGTGGCGAATGTCGCGCTCGATTCGAATCGCCTCTGGTCCTGGCGCGAGTTCGGGACACGATTATGATCGTGTGGGGCACAATTTCTTGTTCGTCGTTGTTCGAGAAGGATCTGCTGCTGTGAATCACATTCCGGTGTCGGCCGTGGTCATCGCCTACAATGACGAGCCCAATATGCGGGCTTGTCTGGAGTCCATTACTTGGGCGGATGAAATCATCGTGGTGGATTCCCACAGTACCGACGCCACCGAGCGCATCAGCCGGGAATTTACCGACCAGGTCTATCAGCATGACTTTCATGGATTCGGGCGCCTGCGGAACGAGGCCCTGACCCATGCCACGCACGACTGGGTGTTCAGTCTGGATACCGATGAACGGGCGACGCCGGAGTTGCGCGAGGAGATCCGGCGCGTGCTGGCTGCCGGCCCGGAGGCCGATGCCTACTTCGTCCCCCGCAAGAATTACTTTCTCGGGCGCTGGATCAAACATTGCGGCTGGTTTCCTGACTACCGGCAGCCGCAGTTGTTTCGGAAGAGCCGGCTGCGTTATCGGGAGGAACTTGTCCATGAAAGTTTCGATCTGGACGGGAAAATCGGCTACTTGACGGCCGCTGCGCTGCAGTACCCCTTCCGGGATATCGACCATTACTTAGCGAAGCAGGAGCGCTATTCCGATCTCATGGCGCGGCGCATGGTCGAGCAGGGGCGTGCATTCTCCCCGCA from Nitrospira sp. ND1 includes the following:
- a CDS encoding glycosyltransferase family 2 protein; protein product: MNHIPVSAVVIAYNDEPNMRACLESITWADEIIVVDSHSTDATERISREFTDQVYQHDFHGFGRLRNEALTHATHDWVFSLDTDERATPELREEIRRVLAAGPEADAYFVPRKNYFLGRWIKHCGWFPDYRQPQLFRKSRLRYREELVHESFDLDGKIGYLTAAALQYPFRDIDHYLAKQERYSDLMARRMVEQGRAFSPHQLVSHPCFTFLKMYVGRKGCLDGVPGLILSGLYAYYTFIKYARFWELRSRVLPEGSQAAPVKQG